The sequence TTGGATAGTATTTTTACCAGTTCCTCTTCAGAATAACCTGAATAATCAGTCAGGTCTGCCTGTTCTTCCACATTATCCGGATCAATATTCTCTTCTTCCTCAGTATTGATTATTTCATCTTTTTCGGATTTTAGTTCCTGAGAATTTGTTGTTCCAGGTTCGGGAATAACATCATGGTCATTTGTAACTTTTAAATCAGCTGCTGCTACCTCCAGGGTATCCTGCTGATTTTTTTCAGACTTTTCAGGGCTATCGACAGGAAGATTTTCTTCCTTAGTTTCGGAGGCATTTTGAGCGCCAGCGAATTGTTCATTACGAACAGAATAATCAGGTTCTTTAGTGTCCATCACCTTTAGTTTTTAAAAAATTTAAAGGTACGAAAATATGTATTTAAGTGCTTAGCTCAAAGTTTTTTTTTAATAAATAAACATTTCTTTTATTTATTTTTATTGGCACTTAAATCATTTTCCTTATAGTTGACCAAAAATAAATTAAGTAAATTTCCCTAAAGATAAAAACGCCTTGAAAAAGGGGAAAATTGCCATGAAAAAAATTATTGGTTACGTGTAAGCAGGAACATAAGTCTCATCGAAATACGGATTACCTGATAAGAGAGCCAATCCTTTAATTTAATCAGCGGAGTTTTATGCCGCTGGTAATCTTCAAGAGTAATATTGACACATTCGTTTGATATGATGTTGTTAAGCATTTCTTTTACCTGACTTGAAAAATTACTGTCGCAAACATTGATGTTGGCTTCAATACTTCCATAATCACTAAGGTGGTTTAAGTTATAGGATCCTATGGTGATCCATTTATCATCCACCGTTCCGATTTTCCCATGAACCACGGAAGTCCGGTATTCAAAAATCTCTATATTATTCCTGAGTAAAAAGCCATAAAGGTAATCTGTGGCACGTTTTACCATATGGACATCAGAGTCGGATCCCAGAATCAGTTTGATTTTAACTCCTCTGCTACTGGCACGCCTTAAAAGGCGCCTTTCAATACGGCCTGGCAGGAAATAGCTGGCTACCAAAATAATGCTGTTTTTCGATTGCCGGATAGCTTCACGATAGCTGTGTGATACTTCAATTTTCCGCCTGTACCAATTGTTTTGGACTGCTTTAGCTTTTATTCCAGGTTCAAAATGTTCTATTTTTTGTGCTATATCATAAGACTTGTCCTTACTGAACATCCTGTTCCATACCCTTTTGCAGATGTCAAGCAGTTCCTTGCAGACAGGGCCTTTTACACTGACTGCGAAGTCCAGCCATGGTTTTTTCCCTCCAACCCCTCTGTATTTATTAGCGATATTAATCCCTCCGACCAATGCCCTATTCCCGTCTGCCAGGATGATTTTGTGATGCAGGCGCAAACTGAACTGAAAACCTTTTGCAGTGAATAGGGGAGCAAACATACGGAAATGAATGTGAGCATGCTTAATTCTTCTGATAAACCTTTTTGATAAACTGTGAGAGCCAAAGGCATCGACCAGTAAATATACATTTACACCTCTTTCAACTGCTGACTTGAGTAAGTTAAATATCTTTTTCCCGGTCTCGTCTTCATCAAAAATATATATTTGTAAGTGTATAAATTTAGTCGCTTGATTGATAAGGTCTTCTAAAGCATTAAAAAATGGTTCACCACTCGTAATCAACTCTATTTGATTCCCATCCAGATACGGCAATGCAACCTTTTTCTTCCGTGACATAACTTTATGTTTTCTTCCAAAGTTATTAAAATATTCCTATCAACTGATAAGCTAAATGCTAAAACTTAAAAATAATCTGGATTCTGACTGCTGTTTTAGTTTTCCCATCAATGGCAGCAGGCCCACTTCCGATGATTTTACTCTGCTCGTATTGAGTTTGGTCATATTTTATATAAAAGTCTGTGCTTTTTAAGGGACTGAATTTGGCCATACAATAAAATCTGGTCCCTTTTGAAAAGACTGAGGGCATTGAAAAAGAATATCTTAAATCATTTTCAAAAGAATAAATACAGGAATAAAATCCATCCG is a genomic window of Bacteroidota bacterium containing:
- a CDS encoding phospholipase D-like domain-containing protein — translated: MSRKKKVALPYLDGNQIELITSGEPFFNALEDLINQATKFIHLQIYIFDEDETGKKIFNLLKSAVERGVNVYLLVDAFGSHSLSKRFIRRIKHAHIHFRMFAPLFTAKGFQFSLRLHHKIILADGNRALVGGINIANKYRGVGGKKPWLDFAVSVKGPVCKELLDICKRVWNRMFSKDKSYDIAQKIEHFEPGIKAKAVQNNWYRRKIEVSHSYREAIRQSKNSIILVASYFLPGRIERRLLRRASSRGVKIKLILGSDSDVHMVKRATDYLYGFLLRNNIEIFEYRTSVVHGKIGTVDDKWITIGSYNLNHLSDYGSIEANINVCDSNFSSQVKEMLNNIISNECVNITLEDYQRHKTPLIKLKDWLSYQVIRISMRLMFLLTRNQ